The genomic stretch CTGTACAATTTAACACTCAGTTAAGCTACCtgataatgtttattattatttaatgtagaTTAGTCTGTCAGCCAGACTACAATTTTCCTGAGAGGAATAAATAAGTCTTCTGTTTCTCAGATAGCTCTAAactgactgatgaatcactggggaaaaaataaataaataaataaaaataaaaagtaaaaaaaaataaagtgttatgGCTCTtcctgaatattaaaaaaaaaaaaaaaagatagctctAAACCACCTAACACACAACTGGGCACACAATAAGTACTCAGTAGATTACCTGGTGATTGTAAAGAACAGATTGAATGTACATGTGCTTGTTTTCACACACGTGTGTTAAAGACACACAGAAGCTGGGGGGAATGAAGACAATCTTATAGATAGTGAGGTGAGAGAACGACACTATGTGAAACTGCAGAATACAAgatttatttcagggaaaaaaacagCATGGTTTGGACACTTTTGTTCTCCCCTCCTTCAGCCTGCTGCTGCTCAATGACACCACATGGCCAACCATATCCTGGTCTCTGAGATTCTAAGGGAACCACTGAGGTCCTATCTAGATACTTGACTGGTGTCACTATTCCCCCattgcttcctcctcttcctcctcctctgtccagCTCAGATCATCATCTGAATCCTCAGATTCTTCCTCATCCATCTCTAACCCAACCCCTGCCTTAGCCTTCTCAGCTAGTGCATCGGGGTGCTCCAGCTGGGCCCAGGATCCTGGGTCAGCCTTGACCAAGGAGATTTCAACCCGAGATGGCATCAAGGAGACAGAGCTCTGCTCCACGTTTATGAcctgaggaggaggaaaagatagAGGaacacaagaagaagaaaatgaggaaatcaaagGGATTGGGGTCAGGGTGGGTGGTAatgaatgacaaagaaaaataaacaaatgtaaggTGGGCAAAACAAGATAGGGGAGGAACAAAATGATAtagtaagaaagagagaaagaggaaagaaggaggagaaggaggaggggagagaaaaaagagaaagggggagaaagaatatCAAAGCAAATGAAGAGAAAACCTCCACTTTCCCACTATAATTCCTTCCCTCAAGACACCCTCTATTCATTCCAGTCTGGTCCTTCTTTTTACCccatcttcctccccctcctgtgCCCCTTATCTTCACTTACCCCCCAGAGCTTCATCTGTGCCTGGAACACACGGTTACCATCAAAGACAATGTGGATATGGagctgagaaaaaagaattacaggggTAGTAACAATCCTAGAAGGTCAGAACAAGTTATTACAACAGAGAACCAGGCCAGAGGTGTGAGCCCTATATCCACAGGTCAGCCAGATAGCCCTGACCTACTAGCTCTTCCTCTCAGGGGACTATGGAGCCCACATGTTTGCTGCATACAGCAACTCTGCCTGTAAAATTGTAGTATCACCCAATTCACCAGCCTCCCAACCAGCATCAGACATTCCTCACCTCAGTTTGACTGGCCTTCACCCAGTTGAACGCAGGAAGTGGAATCTGGCCATATACAGTCACCACTACTAAGGAATCTGTCTGGTGCCAATCATGACGGCAAGACGCTGGCAGCTAAAGAGAGGATGTGAAATGTGTGTGGTAAGAATGAACTCTTCACCCAAGGGAAGTTCTCAGGTGTGTctagagaagagacacagaatcTCAGAAAGATTAATACTACTTCATATGGCAAAGCCTCCAGGCTGTTGAGGATAAGCAGAATCTTATTTGGGGGTCTGTACAAAAGGGAGGAGATAGAGAGCTTGGCCATGAGGTACAAGGAGGGGTAATTATTTCTGGAATTGGGTTCTAATTAAAAGTTCAAGAAAGCTGGGCTTACCTGCTTCCCCCAGTCATGCCTACCAACTCTGCATCCTGGCTGTGCCAGGAATGCCCCAAAATCCAGGGTCTGGATGCCACAACAGCTCCAAGACTTCATCCTGAGGTAGGAGGATAATTCAACTGaatctcctttcccctccccatgAGCCCCCACTCCCATATTATGATCAACAGTGGGAGAAACTGGCCTTATAGACCCTACCCAGTCCCCTCTCTCACCCCTCATGGAATCGAGGTGCTCCTGGGTGGTAGGTACATGGAGTAGCATCACTCTCGGGGCCTTGGTAAACCTAAGATGGGTAAAGGAGAATCAGAAGAATCAGGTCATTCTAAAGTATACCCCACACAGCCTCATATCTATACCGTCATCCCAGGTATAGCATCTCTCAGCCACATGCTTGCACCCCTTATAAGCTCTCACTCACAGCATCACATCCTGGATTCTGGCAGCTGGAACCAGTCCGGATCAGACTACTGTCAAGTcctgagcaaaggaaacagagtCAGGAATCTATCTATTCCCTCCCCCTAATTGCCACTTTCACTAAATTCCAGTCTGCAAAGCCTGTCCTACTAAGGACCCACTTACCTGCTCCAGGTTCCTGGTCTAATTCCTTCTGTTCCAATGCCATTTCCAGGGCTTGGGATATATTTAGTGGAAGCAGCTTTGGAGGCAACTCTGACCTAGGTGGTATGGGTGGGGTGATTTAGTTCTGACCCATTAACCATGATCATTAGCTCCAACACTCCCACCAGTTGTAATGGTGTCAGAGAAATCTGGTGAAAGTGGGGGCAGGGTTGGAAAAGTTGGGTAGCAACTCCATTGCCAATTATCTTCTTTGTGGACATCCCAAGTCCCTGAACCCTGGGGAAATCCCTAGGGCTTTTTTGCCCATCTACTCAGTTGCTCTCAATCTACATTTCTTTGCAGAACTGCATCATATCCTCGTCCTCTTCTAATTGTGGACCTAATGTGACTTTCTTCTGTTGCTCATGCTACTTccacaaaattaatttattctctACAGCCGTTTGGCTGTCAATACTGCATCTTTTTCTTGATGTAAAActcattttaaagcttttttccaaaaagaaaaaaaaaatcaagtcattcTCAACAATCTCTCTTGTATTATAACTACGTATTTATGAGGGGCCATCTACTCTACTGACTTTAAATACCTATCCCATCACCCCCATACCAACCTTAAAGCAAAGACATTATTTCTGGATACAAATTTCCCCTAaggtataaaatatacacaaaaccCTGACACTTGGCCCTCCTCTTATCCCTAGTCCCCAAGCCCCAGTGACCCATTAATCACTTCTAGGAAGCTCCATGAATGTAGGAAAAACCCAGGGACTTCCTCCTCTTTACTTGGGCCTCTCCCGACGCAAAGTCTCTGCTGACTTTGGAATCGTATTCAGAGGTTTTTGCTCCTGAAGTGAACTGCTTGTGGCAGGCACCTCAGGTTGAGGAGCCTCAGGGAGCTTCTCAGCACAGTGTGGTCCCACAGTACAGCCCTagtacagataaggaaagaaggTTTAGGGATAGAATCCTTCTATTAGGGACAGAATCCAAGGAAGTAAATAATTTACCTTGATGTTTAAGAAGTCAGAGAAATCTACAGTTCGCTTCCGGCAGCAGGACCAACCCTGATAACAAAAGACCCAGCTCAGCTTAGATTCCTGGCTATATTTCCTTTGGGAAATGCTCTTGCTATCCCCTCTTGCCTACTCCTCACCTTCAGTGCATCATGGAAGATTGGGACCCCAGGGTGATGGCAACAGGAATCTGTGGATACCAGCAGAAGGATCAAGGAAAGGCAACTATACCAAGTATCACTTCTCTTACTTCTTCCACAGATTTATATGCTCATGGTTTTTCTTTAAAACGTAAAAATAAGATTGAAGACcacccagaccaattaaattagGTCAGATACACTAAATTTCTCTGCTCCTTTAACAGACTGCCCACAGCTGACCACTCCCCCAGCACTCACAAGAGCCCCCTGGCAAAATCAGAATTAGTTACTCACCAGGAAGGTTGGCATTGGGGTCAAAGTGCTGCCCACAGCCTTTGTTATGGCAGAGTAGAGACATGGAGGACGTTGGTAGAATTACTGAAAGGGTATTTCAAGGAGTCTGGCTGCCGAGTGGGGAACACCTCTTAGTCTGGAGGCTTTTAGCTGTCTGCAAGGGCCAGCTGTTTCTATCTTTAGTTCAGGAGGCGTACACCTCCTAACATGGGCAAGGGAACTTCAACTGGTCTTCTCAACCAATAGGAGAGCGCTCAGGAGCATTTTAGCTCTGGGGCTCAAGAAAAAAGGATCAGGCAGAGTAGGGCTTGGAACTTGGGTGAGGTCAGCTAACCACTGCTGAGACAGTTTTAGATTTACCAGGCCAATTCCAAGCCTCTGACATACCAGCAGCTGCTCAGAAATGAATCCCAATTTTGAGACCCCTCCCAGCTCAACGAAGATACCCCAGTTCCTCCaactcattttcttcctctttcaaagCAGCAGCTTTCCTCTCATCCTCATTGCTTCTGTGTACCGCCAATAGCACCAATCTTTGTCAACCACAGAAGCCATAGTATGCATCCAACCTCCCCAAATTTGCCTAAATGGATGATTCTTACTTTTGAGCAAAAGGTAATAAAGGATTATACTTATCGAACCTATGCTTATCTCTTGAGACAgacctcccctccctccattccctttcaaaaacagcacagaaaattaaaaggcttaaaatgtattttaataagttGATGCTGTATTACTGCTCCATTTCTCAGAAAAACTCCAAAGATATCAGGGACAAATCAAACATGGtacaccaataaaaaaaaatgcacagcgTAACTACCTAAGATAGGCAAGGCTAAGAGCTACTGTCCGACCTTCAGCATACAGCAACCCTGTTCCCAAGATTGTACTAGGCCTATCAAGAAAAGCTGTGAACAGCAACATCATAGACACAAAAGGGCCGTTCCTGGGTTGTCCTAACCCAAGAAAAAAGATGGAGGCAACTtaacacaagatttttttttaaagatacactaAAATGAAAATCTCTAAGAGAAAATGTCTTCCTTAGGACATGAAGGGCTAATATATGGGATATAACAGAACCGTATGTATGTTGTCTGTGACCTCTGTGGACATTGGCCTGAATTCCCACCTGCGAGTGAATGGAACAATGGGGCTAAGGTCATTGGGGGATGCTTGTTTTTGTGGTGTATGTGGCAGTGTCTCTGGGGTTGGAGGGTATAATGAGGAACCAAATAGAACAAGATGGACAAAGAATGGAATGATCAAGAttaatgggggctctaactggaTCCATTTTGCCATGGTCCCCCCCCACAGGCCCTCAACAATCACATGAGACTTCAGGAATGCACCACACAAAATCAATTAGTTAAACGATATACCACACAGAACTGATTTGTTAAGTATCGCCCCTCCCTTGCCCTCAGCCTCCAGCAAACTCCCTCAGAGTAGTACAGGCAAGGAAGACCTAACTATTGGGAGGAATCCCTAACACTTTTCCAGGGCAGAATTCTGGCTAGTCCAAAAAGGGTCCTTCTTTTAAGGGTTTTTGGGAAACTAgacattgaaatttttattagtaTCGGCGACGTTTGTTTGGAGCAAATTCAGCTCCAGGAGCTGCACGGTTGAATGCAGGAGGGGTTCCACCAATTGCCCCAATTCCTTCCATTGTAGCAGCTTGGCCAAAGCGTTCAGTTGTTGGTGGGgtcttaaagagaaaaagagagcaatgTTACAATAGAATCTATGTCCCAAGCTTCCCACCCATTTGTAATCCCGCCCCTGGAGGCCATTTCCACCCGACTATTCAAAGCTCTGATGTGCTAGGGGAGACTAAGCCTGTTTAGAACTATAGTGGATATCCCTGAAAAGAAGGCTGTCTGAATTACAGACCCACCCAACTATCCTACCTTTATCTTCTTATCCCAATTCCTACTGATTAAATAATATTACATAGTAAATTCCCAGACTAAGTTCCACCTAAGTCCCTTTCCCCAAACTAAGTATAGTGACAAGGACAAGCAATCACTCTTCAGCAACCTTAAGCGCacccagttttaaaattttgacactAGAACTGTAACTCAGGATTGTATGAGCAATCCTTTTGGATTCCTATCTATTTTATGTGATAATACCTAACCTTCATTGCCTTccctccaaaaacaaacaaacaaacaaaacccaccaaaCCCGTTACCTCCATTAACTCAGGGTAGCAACTAAACAGATTGGCCAGTCAAAGGCATTTACTTAACTCCCAGACAAAGTATAGTTTGAGACTGGGTTTGTTCAAGATTCAAAAATCAAGACCTTGAGGTTACATTTAATGGAAAACAGCGGCCCTAAAACCCGAGTATCTGTAGCAAAATTGTGGCAGGCACAGGGACTGAAAGCAAAGTCCTTTCTCCTATCACCCCTCAGAATTACTGTAAAGCTCTGCAGTTTATTACCAATCCCAAGGTTCCATCTGGCATCATAGTGGCAGGTCCTGGAGGAGCTGGGGTACCTGCTGGCACTGGAGCAGGGGGCATGGCGCCTCTGTTGTTGATGCCCATAGCACCTAAAGCAGAATAGTGTGATCAGTACAGGAGATAGAGACTGTCAGTTTCTCTCTGTGCAAGAGAAAACACTTCAACAAGACCTCTGAGCTAAGGACGTgttaccccccccaaaaaaacgaTGCTCCCAGAAATGTCAGCCCCTTAAATCTGGACTATGCCTGAGAAGCCACATAGTTCACCAGAAATGatacaaaaaaggaaatcagagccACTAACCTCCTAAGTTCTTACCTCCCATAGCCATCTGGCCCATCCGTATCTCCtgttctctctgaaaaataagaaatactcaAAACAGTCCAAGATAGCACTGCATTCTACCATTCACAATATGTTGAGGACCACACACTAAGGGAAGCAAGTAGAGTGATAACACATTCCTCCCAAGCACACTGAGGCCAAGCTGAGGAAAACCAACATCTCCTTGCTAGGTGTGCAGTTGAGTTCAAGGTTAGGACAAGGATACAAGTCAGAGTCTCCTACTAGGAACAGAAGAGGTAAAAGGCAAGGGGAGAGATAGCTGACTTCTTCTAGGACCTTAATCTGTGCAACAACTCCAAGGACATCAGAGAACTAGTTAAGGATGCTATCGGACTGGATATATTTCATCATGTAGTCACTGAGTCCAAACAGTGTAACACTGGCCCTAGCTCTTCATCCTAAATTGCCTGTGAGGCAAGAACTCCCCTTCAAACCTTACCTTTTCTTCCTATGAATTCTTCTTTCTAAAAGGAGTTTCACAGAATATAAAAACTGGTCATAACCCGGTATGTTTTATAGTCCTAGTGGACAACTCATGGTGGGTTTCTCATATCGTGACTGGCCTGGTACATCATGGGCACATGGGAGATATACCGCATCAGGGAATGTTCCCTTGAATCCTTCCTGCTGTCGCCGCATCATTTCTTCCTGTTGCCGCCGCATCTCTTCCTCACGGCGCCTGCGTTCCTCCTCCTGCCTACAGAAGAGTCACCAAGGTATTTAGCAGAGACATTCCAGAACTTGAGCAGATTATCTTAACAGGGGAGATCAAGAGCCTACTGGAAACTATCATAGCTCTGCAAGAAACTCACTGTTCAATGTGTCCAGCCCTAAAACAAGCCAAACGTGtcattcaggggaaaaaaagttctCCTTTCAGAAAGGAGCTTCATGACACCAGCACTCAGCTGCTTTCCCTTTAGTGCAGCCCTGGGTAATTCCTAGAGTCATGGGCAGCTGAAACATTTCCCATCCAAAGGGAGAACTTGAGAAGCAtccaggaaatatttacaaatgcatGAGGTAGCATGGTAGTAGGAAACAGGAGTGAGACATTACCTCTTAGAGTTGTCAGAGAAAAAGGGTTTGAGAGTTAGTTACCTGAGTTCCAGCTGCTTTCGTTTTTGCACTTCTTGGTTGTGCAGCTCTTCCATCCTCCGAAGTTCTTCTTGACGCCTCATCAAATCTAGAAAAACAGTAAACTGATTCAGAGTATTTTTCATTCTCCTCATATAGACTCAATAATTTTCCATAAATAAAGATCCAGAAAGCAAAGGGGATATATAATCCCTGCGTGGCCATCTGAGCTATCCAGATTCCAAAAATGAAGTCAAACCTATTATTTCCTTCTCCACAGAATCCAGTATTCTCTGTCACATCTCCAAGCTCATTTGCCTACCAAGATcaacaaaatatttcagagaataAAAGCAGAGATTTAGGCTTTTCTCTACCAACTGATAcaaaaaattcctgaaaaaagtcattttgttcttgttctaGGTTTAAGACCTACAGGTCTACACTCACCCTGTCTCATTAGCATAACCTGGTGCTCATGGCGAGCAgcctccatctccatctccagctTCTCACGAGCTTCCTTGATGTTGCGGTCCACTTggtcctgctgctgcttctccatCTCAATGAGTGCCTTCCAGCGCATGGCATACTCATACTCAAAGGAGCCAGGCTGTGCAAATCTGGGTGGCTGCTCTCGCTCCCTATAGACAAGGTTCCTGGGTTATTAAAACTTTGTCCAAGATTCCCCCAACTAAGCACTGCATTCCTCCTGAGGGCCAAGATCATGGCTGCCAGTGAATACCTATAGGAAAGACCTGCCTCTTTTACACATCCCTTTACAAGCTTCCTTAAGAATACACAAGCACCTAACAGGGAATCTGTCAGAACCACATACTTGTGAAATTGCTGGTTCTTTATAACCAGCTTCTCTGGAAGTCCCTCTTCATCATCCAACTGGTCCATGGGCTCCACAGTCACAGGCCGAGGAAATCTGGAAGAAAGCAGCTCAAATTATACCCTACACCAGGCTTCCTCCCTATACCTGCCACTGGCACAATAAAGTAGATAAGGATCAGGACTGGataattaaacattatttctgaaggAATTTTTACACCCAGCCCCAAGTAACCAAGTTCTTTTAATGGCATTATGTGGAATCTGGGGTTGATAGGATGGCATGAGGCTTTAAATCTCAGAATAGAGCCTTAAAGATGTTCAAAGTAAGTAGATAGGATACTTAAGTGCAGTTTAAATACCCAATATCTGTAAAACTCCAGACAATGACTTGAAGTAAACACAGAGAGGCTGCATGCACAAAACAACTTTTCAGAGTTCTAAGACTTCAAAGGGGAGATTTAACACTGATTAAATGACAGCCTACTAGAAGACTGAAAGGTTTATTTCTTAATCCTCATACTATTTCCATTAATTTAAGATGACACTGAGAACCCTACTAAAAAGCTGAATTAGTATCCAAAGTCTCTAGGTGAACACAAAAGCATGGTTCCTACAGGCTACCTTCCCACACCACCGAAGGAAGTAGCAATCTAAGGTCTATTACTAAAAGCAGCCCTTCACTTACGTGGTTAGCAGGAAGGAGCCTTCGCTGCACCTGTCCAGAGCTTTCCGagcagctggcttccctgagaATTCAACAATGCCTTTTCCTGAGGGCCTTCCTCGATCATCCACAATGACTACAGCCCTTTCCACCTGGCCAAACACCGAAAAGGCTTCCTCCAGCAGTTCATTGGAAACATACTGAGGAAGGTTTCGGACTGTAAGGGATGCACTATGGCAGGCAAAGCGCACACGCAGCTGCTTTCCACGGAGTGGCATGTTGTCCAGTTCTACTTTGGCAATCTCCGCTAGGGTTCGTGTTTCCTAGAAGCAGAGGAAAGTTAGAATAACTCAAGTTTGACAATGACCACAGGCACAGCCATCAAGAGTCTAAAGTAGCATAGCCCAATATAAAATGTCTGCCCGCCCCAAAACCCTGACAACACACAAAGAAACCTTGATATCCTGAAAGAATCGAAATTACATGTTTCAGATAACTGTTGGATAGTCTAATTGCTCTGATAGCCTTGCAATAAATCAACTGGAAATTCTAGAAGTTAATACCACTTACATGGTCATCAGTATCATATAGATTATTCTCCCAAGTGGTATAACAGATCATTGGGACAAGGACCAGCCTAAAACCTACCCTTACATCAGCCAGAGTATTTTAATTTCAGCTAGCTACATACAAGTTTAATGAGAATCATGTATGCCCTCCATTGAGACCTCTTTAGAACCACAGACCCTAATGGGAACCCCCTCTCATATTACTAAAGAGGAACCTCAAACCCCAGAAAAAATGACTTGCCCATATAATCTTGAGTTAGTGGTAGATCTGGAATGAAAACTAGTTCTGACCACCACATCTACTGAACTTGCTAACACCTTATATTCCTTGTTTATGTAGACAATGCCTAAAAAAGTCCCTCCCTCATATACTTAAACATGTTTCCTCATCAAATCTGTCTTTATAAAAAAgatctacacttaaaaatggttaaataataaattttatgtgtattttagcacaacttaaaattttttttaaaaaacagatacgggggcgcctgggtggctcagtcgttaagcgtctgccttcggctcaggtcatgatcccagggtcctgggatcgagccccgcatcgggctccctgctccgcgggaagcctgcttctccctctcccactccccctgcttgtgttccctctcttgctgtgtctctctctgtcaaataaataaataaaatcttaaaaaaaaaaaaaaatagatacgaATAAAACTGTCCCCTCAtggttttaaaaagtcttaagtGAGACAATACATAGGCAAGAACTTAGGAAATAAAGTATATGAACTTTAATCATTAGTtactaagataaaataaaattgagttgataattattgaagctggGCATCGAGTATTTAtaggttcattatactattctctctacctctgtatgtttgaaatttaccaatgaaaacaaaagttccAAGGGGCATACTTTAGTCTCAGTGTCCTAGACAAATAAACCTATGTTGtccttgaaacaaaacaaaaccctataaggaaaaataaaaataaaacctgttatCTTCTGTCCTGTTCTACCAACTAcaactattaaatatttaacaaacagACCACCTGAGAATTATTTCCACTGCCGTATTTTCCATATCCATCATTTCCCGACTTCCCCACCTTTTAGAGCATATACTCTAAAAGCCCATGGTTGCTCACCAAGCGGATAAAGCCAAAGCCCTTATCCTTATGAATGAAGACTTCGCCTGCCTTCCCATATTTCTCAAATAGTTTCCTCATCTCCTCCTCAGTGATGTCAGGAGGAAGATTGCCCACAAAGAGCCGGCTACGTTGGGTGAAGGTCTTCTCTCCTGGTTTCCTAAAATTCTTCAGGTCAATAGTCAAGCCTTCATCTGAGAGAATACACACAGTCACTCAAAAGATTGGGCAAAGAGATCTACAGTCACATTCTCAAAGAGCTACAACTGCTGCTAGATTAGGAAACCTAACTGCTGTAGAGAAAAACACCATTTCCCAATACAATCTATCCACTAACCACTTATCAGTAAATTGCCCTTAAAATGTGAAAGCAGTACGCAGACATCTGGGAGTACTTCTCAATAGCTCTACTATGGGCCAGGAGCCACCCGGACTAAGAGAAAGACAATACAGAAGCTATtggtcaaagagaaaattaagcaaGTCAAGAAGACTTGTGTCAGAAGAGATCAGTTTTCTAAATTTGaaacataggggtgcctaggtggctcagtaggtaagtgtctgcctttggctcaggtcatgatcccagggtcctgggatcaagccccgcattgggcttccctgctcggtgaggagactccttctccctctctttctgcccctcccccttctcgagtgctctcacttgctctctaataaataaaatctttaaaaaaataaaactgaaacataATTGCTCCATTTTCCCCATCTCTCACCAATCTTCATAATCTTAACAGTTCCCATTCTTTCATGCTTGGGTTAATGGAATGAAAGGAAATGAGTTAGGAAACAGTATTCTTTGTAGGGATCTCTGGAAATAAAAGAGGGCTGAGGTTGGTTCTAGTTTTAGAGGCACACAATAGGTGCTCaaagtttgctgaatgaatggaacATGCCTTTAAAGAATGTTTACTCTGATTAAAACGGAT from Neomonachus schauinslandi chromosome X, ASM220157v2, whole genome shotgun sequence encodes the following:
- the ITGB1BP2 gene encoding integrin beta-1-binding protein 2 produces the protein MSLLCHNKGCGQHFDPNANLPDSCCHHPGVPIFHDALKGWSCCRKRTVDFSDFLNIKGCTVGPHCAEKLPEAPQPEVPATSSSLQEQKPLNTIPKSAETLRRERPKSELPPKLLPLNISQALEMALEQKELDQEPGAGLDSSLIRTGSSCQNPGCDAVYQGPESDATPCTYHPGAPRFHEGMKSWSCCGIQTLDFGAFLAQPGCRVGRHDWGKQLPASCRHDWHQTDSLVVVTVYGQIPLPAFNWVKASQTELHIHIVFDGNRVFQAQMKLWGVINVEQSSVSLMPSRVEISLVKADPGSWAQLEHPDALAEKAKAGVGLEMDEEESEDSDDDLSWTEEEEEEEAMGE
- the NONO gene encoding non-POU domain-containing octamer-binding protein isoform X1 encodes the protein MQSNKTFNLEKQNHTPRKHHQHHHQQHHQQQQQQPPPPPIPANGQQASSQNEGLTIDLKNFRKPGEKTFTQRSRLFVGNLPPDITEEEMRKLFEKYGKAGEVFIHKDKGFGFIRLETRTLAEIAKVELDNMPLRGKQLRVRFACHSASLTVRNLPQYVSNELLEEAFSVFGQVERAVVIVDDRGRPSGKGIVEFSGKPAARKALDRCSEGSFLLTTFPRPVTVEPMDQLDDEEGLPEKLVIKNQQFHKEREQPPRFAQPGSFEYEYAMRWKALIEMEKQQQDQVDRNIKEAREKLEMEMEAARHEHQVMLMRQDLMRRQEELRRMEELHNQEVQKRKQLELRQEEERRRREEEMRRQQEEMMRRQQEGFKGTFPDAREQEIRMGQMAMGGAMGINNRGAMPPAPVPAGTPAPPGPATMMPDGTLGLTPPTTERFGQAATMEGIGAIGGTPPAFNRAAPGAEFAPNKRRRY
- the NONO gene encoding non-POU domain-containing octamer-binding protein isoform X2 → MISLFFRGKNAAPWGAKMQSNKTFNLEKQNHTPRKHHQHHHQQHHQQQQQQPPPPPIPANGQQASSQNEGLTIDLKNFRKPGEKTFTQRSRLFVGNLPPDITEEEMRKLFEKYGKAGEVFIHKDKGFGFIRLETRTLAEIAKVELDNMPLRGKQLRVRFACHSASLTVRNLPQYVSNELLEEAFSVFGQVERAVVIVDDRGRPSGKGIVEFSGKPAARKALDRCSEGSFLLTTFPRPVTVEPMDQLDDEEGLPEKLVIKNQQFHKEREQPPRFAQPGSFEYEYAMRWKALIEMEKQQQDQVDRNIKEAREKLEMEMEAARHEHQVMLMRQDLMRRQEELRRMEELHNQEVQKRKQLELRQEEERRRREEEMRRQQEEMMRRQQEGFKGTFPDAREQEIRMGQMAMGGAMGINNRGAMPPAPVPAGTPAPPGPATMMPDGTLGLTPPTTERFGQAATMEGIGAIGGTPPAFNRAAPGAEFAPNKRRRY